A region from the Sandaracinus amylolyticus genome encodes:
- the gatB gene encoding Asp-tRNA(Asn)/Glu-tRNA(Gln) amidotransferase subunit GatB, whose amino-acid sequence MSTAYETVIGLEVHAQLLTRTKMFCGCATAYGAPPNTQICPVCIGLPGALPVPNRQAIELAIRAALATGCEVRSASRFARKNYFYPDLAKGYQISQFELPMNEHGALEIDGPSGKKTVGIIRIHLEEDAAKNLHGVGAGTDTLVDFNRAGVPLIEIVGAPDLRSADEAEAYLRVLRDVLMFAGVNDGNLEEGSFRCDANVSIRPVGDPKLGTRVELKNINSFRFVKKAIEYEVARQEALVSSGGKVVQETRTWSEPQGKTLSMRSKEEAHDYRYFSDPDLPPLSVDPTWIDEVRAKMPEAIPARRARWQSELGLTEYDARVLSAHPGVAAWFESAVIDTAALTKQPLATLGKKVANFVQSEVLRETTTNGLEARFPVPPQRLAELLALVEGGTINGKIAKDVFADMVKTGKAPKEIVDKKGLAQVTDTGAIEAAIRKVVADNPKEVEKLKAGKAAVRGFFVGQVMKATRGTANPALVNEILDKVLAES is encoded by the coding sequence ATGAGCACGGCGTACGAGACGGTGATCGGGCTCGAGGTGCACGCGCAGCTCCTCACCCGCACGAAGATGTTCTGCGGCTGCGCGACCGCGTACGGCGCGCCGCCGAACACGCAGATCTGCCCGGTGTGCATCGGCCTGCCGGGCGCGCTCCCGGTGCCGAACCGCCAGGCGATCGAGCTCGCGATCCGCGCCGCGCTCGCGACCGGGTGCGAGGTGCGCAGCGCGTCGCGCTTCGCGCGGAAGAACTACTTCTATCCCGACCTCGCGAAGGGCTATCAGATCTCGCAGTTCGAGCTGCCGATGAACGAGCACGGCGCGCTCGAGATCGACGGCCCGAGCGGCAAGAAGACGGTCGGCATCATCCGCATCCACCTCGAGGAGGACGCGGCGAAGAACCTCCACGGCGTGGGAGCGGGGACCGACACGCTCGTCGACTTCAACCGCGCCGGCGTGCCGCTGATCGAGATCGTCGGCGCGCCCGATCTGCGCAGCGCCGACGAGGCCGAGGCGTACCTGAGGGTGCTGCGCGACGTCCTGATGTTCGCCGGCGTGAACGACGGGAACCTCGAGGAGGGCTCGTTCCGCTGCGACGCGAACGTCTCGATCCGTCCGGTCGGCGATCCGAAGCTCGGCACGCGCGTCGAGCTGAAGAACATCAACTCGTTCCGCTTCGTGAAGAAGGCGATCGAGTACGAGGTCGCGCGCCAGGAGGCGCTCGTCTCGAGCGGCGGCAAGGTCGTGCAGGAGACGCGCACCTGGAGCGAGCCCCAGGGCAAGACGCTCTCGATGCGCAGCAAGGAAGAGGCACACGACTATCGCTACTTCAGCGATCCCGATCTGCCGCCGCTGAGCGTCGATCCCACGTGGATCGACGAGGTCCGCGCGAAGATGCCCGAGGCGATCCCGGCGCGCCGCGCGCGCTGGCAGAGCGAGCTCGGCCTCACCGAGTACGACGCGCGCGTGCTGAGCGCGCACCCCGGCGTCGCCGCGTGGTTCGAGTCGGCGGTGATCGACACCGCCGCGCTGACCAAGCAGCCGCTCGCGACGCTCGGCAAGAAGGTCGCGAACTTCGTGCAGAGCGAGGTGCTGCGCGAGACCACGACGAACGGGCTCGAGGCGCGCTTCCCGGTCCCGCCGCAGCGCCTCGCGGAGCTGCTCGCGCTCGTCGAGGGCGGCACGATCAACGGCAAGATCGCGAAGGACGTCTTCGCCGACATGGTGAAGACCGGCAAGGCCCCGAAGGAGATCGTCGACAAGAAGGGCCTCGCGCAGGTGACCGACACCGGCGCGATCGAGGCCGCGATCCGCAAGGTCGTCGCCGACAACCCGAAGGAGGTCGAGAAGCTCAAGGCCGGCAAGGCCGCCGTGCGCGGCTTCTTCGTCGGTCAGGTGATGAAGGCGACGCGCGGCACCGCGAACCCCGCGCTCGTCAACGAGATCCTCGACAAGGTGCTCGCCGAGAGCTGA
- a CDS encoding acyl-CoA dehydrogenase family protein: MLHEVMTRVLRPLDPPLAFERASDWWEDHLDATRYFERPVDRAIAGAARVDRLGFAFAGGYAAALRALVPDLPPDAPASLAATEQGGAHPRAIETTLTRDGDAWTLSGRKSWVTLGAPVEPGRTEGTILVIARLATKGERPELRMVRVAASAPGVTITPLGEMPFVPEIPHASLALENVRVSDADVLPGDGYDRYLKPFRTVEDLHVHAAALAWLLAIGARARWPHEVREPMLAAMLAARALTDADPSVPETHVAVGGVIATTRTAIEACEPCWSSVDEATRTRWARDRAIFGVAAKGRAQRLASAWARLEGEPIRGA, encoded by the coding sequence ATGCTCCACGAGGTCATGACGCGCGTGCTCCGCCCGCTCGATCCGCCGCTCGCGTTCGAGCGCGCGTCGGACTGGTGGGAGGATCACCTCGACGCGACGCGGTACTTCGAGCGCCCGGTCGATCGCGCGATCGCGGGGGCAGCGCGCGTGGACCGGCTCGGCTTCGCGTTCGCGGGCGGATATGCCGCGGCGCTGCGCGCGCTGGTGCCCGATCTGCCGCCCGACGCGCCCGCCTCGCTGGCCGCGACCGAGCAGGGCGGCGCGCACCCGCGCGCGATCGAGACGACGCTGACGCGCGACGGCGACGCGTGGACGCTGAGCGGGCGCAAGAGCTGGGTGACGCTCGGCGCGCCGGTCGAGCCGGGACGCACCGAGGGGACGATCCTCGTGATCGCGCGGCTCGCGACGAAGGGCGAGCGTCCCGAGCTGCGCATGGTGCGCGTCGCGGCGAGCGCGCCCGGCGTGACGATCACGCCGCTCGGCGAGATGCCGTTCGTGCCCGAGATCCCGCACGCGTCGCTCGCGCTCGAGAACGTGCGCGTCAGCGACGCGGACGTGCTGCCGGGCGACGGATACGACCGCTACCTGAAGCCGTTCCGCACCGTCGAGGATCTGCACGTGCACGCGGCGGCGCTCGCGTGGCTGCTCGCGATCGGCGCGCGCGCGCGGTGGCCGCACGAGGTGCGCGAGCCGATGCTCGCCGCGATGCTCGCGGCGCGCGCGCTGACCGACGCGGATCCCTCGGTGCCCGAGACCCACGTCGCGGTGGGCGGCGTGATCGCGACGACGCGCACCGCGATCGAGGCGTGCGAGCCGTGCTGGTCGTCGGTCGACGAGGCGACGCGCACGCGGTGGGCGCGCGACCGTGCGATCTTCGGCGTCGCGGCGAAGGGGCGCGCGCAGCGGCTCGCGAGCGCGTGGGCGCGCCTCGAGGGAGAGCCGATCCGCGGCGCGTGA
- a CDS encoding UBP-type zinc finger domain-containing protein: MSRRCSHVDQVTGAPSAEPAAGCEECLAMGDTWVHLRRCRTCGHVGCCDSSKNRHATKHFRETGHPIISSAEPGETWSYCYVDDLMLDLGSPRAHP; the protein is encoded by the coding sequence ATGTCGCGACGCTGCAGCCACGTGGATCAGGTCACCGGAGCCCCGTCCGCCGAGCCCGCCGCCGGGTGCGAGGAGTGCCTCGCGATGGGCGACACCTGGGTCCACCTCCGCAGGTGCCGGACGTGCGGTCACGTCGGCTGCTGCGACAGCTCGAAGAACCGCCACGCGACGAAGCACTTCCGCGAGACCGGGCACCCGATCATCAGCTCCGCGGAGCCGGGCGAGACGTGGAGCTACTGCTACGTCGACGACCTGATGCTCGATCTCGGATCGCCGCGCGCGCATCCCTGA